The DNA segment gcccacaagctttgccccgatttcgttcctgcgcaaagctttacacaacatgcgcctggtagtgaccctaggatggattcaccgttcacaatggtagagctgtcacttgccctcctatcaagcaaaaattcctccccaggtctggatcagattagtagcaaattgcttcaaaatcttcccgacgtaggaaggaaacgtctgttaagcatcttcaacaatatgttggaggtcaacagcgtcccgcaagagtggagagaagtgaaagttgtcactatcttgaagcctggaaaaccgccatcaagacacgactcgtttcggccaatatcgttactgtcgtgtctgaggaaactccttgaaagaatgattctttttcggttacaagaatggttggaatcgaacaaccttctctcaaatacccagtttggttttcgtaaagccaggggtactaatgactgcttagcccttctggttacagaaatagagcttgctcgtgcacgagTTACCGTATTCAACATCGgcaacatacaacatcatcagcggtaCTCGACGACGATGTAATCCAACACCGCCTCGACCATGGGACGATCAACATTTCGACGCCTCAGCATTCCGGCCGGCCAACGCTGCTCCGACCGTGAGACCAGCAACCCGACGCCGGAACATTCCTAACGTCACGTGGCCGAACCAACTCCTTGGTGTGACCGTGACCTCCTCCCCTTCCATACCACTCCTATATCCATAACTGTAAActtgtaaacataaaaataattattaagtcAGTCTTAATCGGACCCTCCAGCAAACAAGAGGCGAATAAAGCGGATCATccccaacataaaaacatttttgagttttaactcacgcaagcagaacatgcgGTCTATTTTCccggatatacagggggcatttgactcagtttcaccatacaagctgagtcaaaaactagaaaatcTGGGGCTGGGcccaaagttgaataactatctgttcaaccttttgtcgaaaaaagctatgtatttcaacaatggtcatgttcagctaaagcggaccagtttccatgaactagcccaagggtcctgcttgagccccctgctatacaCGTTCTATgttagtgaaatagattcttgtctagtaccaaactgcagcattagacaattggctgacgacggcgtcatatcttttgcaagcagggacgccgccataatacaactggctttacaaaccactttagacagccttgccgagtggtctgaaaaccttggtatcaagttttctgcaacgaaaactgagatggtagtcttttctccttttagcgacacgacaaaaaacagggagaaaagactatttgaccatTTGATATTGTTCGATCccgaactaaaataacaacaacagtggatccagagcacacaggcaccaataagaacaataacgaatccacgccacacgtgccgccgtttccatactcggcttccaagaagtcgaaccgtgtggagcgcttttgtcaaagcgttccagaaagtgtgagctgccgtgcgacgagaaagtgctcgtcgcagaaatttagaacactcggcttcttttccgaaagctataaaagaggtgctgatcgcaaagcgcggtcattctcgatcacaccgcggagggaagccaagccaatccaatcggctcttttcagagccacctaataattgaaagagaatattggtttcaacaaaaaaaaaaaaaaaaacacaacgtaggCCGTCTTCGGACGTAACATTTGGTGCCGTAGTGACCAGGATTGGCGGGCTTCAGCACTCCTGTGATCCGTGAGTAAAGTGCGTACGTATTTTTTCTCACGCGTTTCGTGTCGTCGCgcaagtgcgtgcgtgtaacgATTAAGCGAGTTTGTGTCCTCGCGCGTGTACGGGTGTGATATACcacgagttcgtgtcctcgtgtgTATATGTGCGACTCTCCGTGAGTGTGCTtcatcgtgcgtgtgtgtgtgacttgtcacgagttcgtgtcctcgtgcGAGTGCGTGCATTCTTTTATTCAGCGAGTTTGTGTCCTCGCTTGTGTGGCTAACCACGAGTTTTGTGTCCTCGTGTATGTGATTGTGTTACTCTCCgcgagttcgtgtcctcgcgTGCGTGTGACTTTGCGCGAGTGTGTtttcgcgcgcgtgtgtggttgCCGCGAGTTCGTGCCCTCGCGTGCCTGTGActttgcgtgtgagtgtagttTTTAGTCCAAAATGACCAAGGCGGACAAGCTTAAGGCCAAGCAGGCCAAAAGGCGATCGCTGATTGAGTCTATGCGACGCTCACTGCAGTTCGCAGTGGATTACACCCCCGAGCTACAAGATCAAGTGCCTGATCGTCTTGCAAGATTGGTGAAGTGTTGGGAATGTTTCCAATCGATCCATGAAGAGTGTGAAGAGCTAGATGAATCGGAAAACGCTACCAGAAGCAACGATGATATCCTAGCGCAAACGGAAGATCTATTTTTCGAAACCAAGGCTGCGTTATCAAAGCTAGtgaaaaaggagaaagaagagCAACCACGCTCAAAGCTCGTAAGCGTGAAACTACCCACTATATCGTTGCCGGTTTTTAGTGGCGAGGTAACGCAATGGTTGTTATTTCATGAcacttttgtttctcttgtGCACAACTGTGACGATATCGCACCTatacaaaagtttcattaccTGCGCGCGTCATTGAAAGGGGAAGCGGCAGGAATAGTGCACCCAATTCCCATTTCTTCGGAAAATTATACTGTGGCATGGAAAGCTTTGCTTGACCGGTATGGTAACAAGCCGTATCTACGTAAAATGCACACGCGTGAATTATTTGGGTTGCCTTCCATGATCAATAGTGGTGCGCAAGAGCTTCGACAATTAGTGAGCAAATTCCAGCTGCATATTGACATTCTAAAACAGCTAGGAGAAACCGTTTCGGATGATAGTAGCATTATCATGGAAATTTTGGCCAGCAAGCTCGACAAGGCATCGTTGAAGGCTTGGGAAGAACACTACGCTCAGGAGGAAGCTTTGTTAACCTATCCTAGCATGACAGCATTTCTGCTTAAAAGAGCGCAAGCGAGTGAGTCTCTAGCGTTGCAGGTAGGAAATCGTGTTAGCTCTTCCAACGCAAAGGTACCAAACCAGAAAACATCTAAAAGGCTTAGTGTCAATGCTGCAAGCATGAAAGGGAACAATGTGGTTCCTTGTGTTTTGTGCTCTAAAGACCATTATTTATGGCAATGCCAAGCATTTCTGGATCTTAAGCCTAAGGATCGACAGAGCGCTGTTAATGGCAAAGAACTTTGTGGCAATTGCCTACAAAAGGGGCATTTTGCAAAATCATGCCGATCAAGATATACGTGCCAGCAATGCAAAAAGAAGCATCACACATTGCTACATTTCGTGGAAGATGCTAAACAGCCCTGTGAAAAAGGTTCGTCTGATTCGAGCATTATGGCAGCTGCGCATGTAAATAGTGTTGATCGTGTATCCAAAAACGTGTTGCTTTCAACTGTGTTGTTGGAAGTAAATGATGCATATGGACAAAGGCATCTCGTGCGTGCGCTGTTGGACAATGGTTCGCAACCTAACGCCATTAGTGAGTCGCTGTGTCAACAATTGCATTTGCCGCGGAAAAAAGTGAACATTTTGATCGTTGGTGTCGACGGAATAGAATCCAGTGCCAATCATGAAGTTCGTGCAAGGGTACAGTCGCGCGTTACCAACTATTCGGCGGAAATGGACTTCTTAGTGTTGCGAAAAGTGGCGTGTGATACTCCATCCCACGAAGTCCCAGTGCAAAAGTGGAATATACCTGCATCATATCCTCTCGCAGACCCGCATTTCTGCACGCCCGGTCGTATCGATATGATTATTGGAGCAGGGTATTTCTACTCACTATTGTGTGACGGTAGATATAGTCTACCAAACAAAGGCGTGCTGGTCGAAAGTGTTTTCGGCTGGATTATGACCGGTGACATTCCTGCTATATCGAGTGATGCGGTTCGGTGCAATGTGGCAGCCGTCCGTCCTACGATCGAAGAACAATTGGAGCGATTCTGGAAGATCGAGGAACTCCAGGTGAGCGAATACTCTTTTGATGAAAAGGAGTGTGAAAGGCATTTTCAACAAACCGTTTCGCGTGATGGAAGCGGCCGTTATATTGTTCAAATGCCCAAGCAGCCCAACTTCAAGGAAATAATAGGTGAGTCGAAAACcaatgcattgaaaagattTCACCTTCTTGAGAAAAGATTGTCGAAGGATGCTTGCCTCAAAAGCCAATACCACGACTTCATGCAGGAATATTTAGACCTGGGGCACATGGCTGTTGTTTCTGaaaatcaagaagaaaaaatcggtgCATATTATCTTCCACATCATCCGGTGTTGAAAGAGTCCAGTTCTACTACGAAACTGAGAGTTGTTTTCGACGCCTCTGCTAAAACTACGACTGGAAAGTCATTGAACGAAGCTCTGCTAGTTGGTCCCGTGGTTCAGGAGGAGTTGCTAACTTTAGTAATTCGTTTCCGAAAATATCGTGTAGCTATTGTCGCTGACAT comes from the Anopheles stephensi strain Indian unplaced genomic scaffold, UCI_ANSTEP_V1.0 ucontig370, whole genome shotgun sequence genome and includes:
- the LOC118516661 gene encoding uncharacterized protein LOC118516661 encodes the protein MTKADKLKAKQAKRRSLIESMRRSLQFAVDYTPELQDQVPDRLARLVKCWECFQSIHEECEELDESENATRSNDDILAQTEDLFFETKAALSKLVKKEKEEQPRSKLVSVKLPTISLPVFSGEVTQWLLFHDTFVSLVHNCDDIAPIQKFHYLRASLKGEAAGIVHPIPISSENYTVAWKALLDRYGNKPYLRKMHTRELFGLPSMINSGAQELRQLVSKFQLHIDILKQLGETVSDDSSIIMEILASKLDKASLKAWEEHYAQEEALLTYPSMTAFLLKRAQASESLALQVGNRVSSSNAKVPNQKTSKRLSVNAASMKGNNVVPCVLCSKDHYLWQCQAFLDLKPKDRQSAVNGKELCGNCLQKGHFAKSCRSRYTCQQCKKKHHTLLHFVEDAKQPCEKGSSDSSIMAAAHVNSVDRVSKNVLLSTVLLEVNDAYGQRHLVRALLDNGSQPNAISESLCQQLHLPRKKVNILIVGVDGIESSANHEVRARVQSRVTNYSAEMDFLVLRKVACDTPSHEVPVQKWNIPASYPLADPHFCTPGRIDMIIGAGYFYSLLCDGRYSLPNKGVLVESVFGWIMTGDIPAISSDAVRCNVAAVRPTIEEQLERFWKIEELQVSEYSFDEKECERHFQQTVSRDGSGRYIVQMPKQPNFKEIIVKELQSAKTILFHMVQREVFSDDIRAITKGKCLTKSSSIRLLNPFLDSCGLLRVGGRDQHHKTLHGGVTMTLSSLRDEVWILNGMRAVRSVLRTCYRCIRANPVPIAQPIGQLPVSRVTYQLVQRYAQGFWHRWRNEYVKSLNGHRNVKRSIQELNSAAINALLKRNKAYLVALFEDTHL